The Amycolatopsis umgeniensis DNA segment GAAGACCGCGCCATCCACGGACCTGGGGGTTGTCGATGACACCGGACGAGTACCTGGCGCGACTGCGGGAGCTCACCACTGGTTTCGCGCAGGTGGTGCGCACCGGGGACCACGCCGCGCCGGTCCCGTGCTGCGGCGACTGGAGCCTGCGTGACCTGGTCGTCCACCTCGGCAACGTCCACCGCTGGGCGACGGAGATCGCCCGGACCGGCGAGCCCGCCCCGCAGGACTTCGCCGTCGAGCCGGGTGCGGATCTCGCCGCCTGGTACGCCGAATGCGCGGACGGACTCGTCGAGGCGCTGCGCGGGGCTTCCCCGGAAGACAGCGCCTGGAACTTCACCTCCGCCGCCAAGATCAAGGCTTTCTGGTTCCGCCGCCAGGTCCACGAGACCGCGGTGCATCTGCTCGACGCGCATCGCGCGGCCGGAACCGAGTACACGCTTGACCCGTCCGTCGCCGCCGACGGCGCGGACGAGGTCCTCATCGGCATGCTGCCGAAGGTGAAGCGCTGGCACACCCCGCCGGTGGTCACCGTTCCGTTGCTGCTGAAGACGTCCGACACCGGACACGCCTGGTTGATCACACCGCCGGGCGAAGACGACGTTCCCGGCTCCCGACAGGTCGATCCCGCCGAAGCGGCGGACGCCGTCGTCGAAGGCCCCGCGGAAGGGCTGGACTTGCTGCTGTGGCAACGGGTCGGGCTCGACGAGTCGGGCCTCGAGATCACCGGTGACGTCACCGCGGCGAAAACCTTCCTCGCCGGGCCTTTCACACCCTGACCTTCGGCGCCCTACGCCGTTCGGTTCACGTTCACCTCGGGGTCTTCTCCTGGCGGCTCACGTCCGCTGTGCTGAGCTGAGCCGCCTGTCACTCGATCGTGGGGTATTTCGTGAGAAGATCACGCCTGCTGTTGCTCGCTGCCCTGCTGCCCGGTTTGTTCGTCGCCGCGCCGGCGCACGCCGATCCGTTGACCGCTCCGCTCGGACCGGCGCCCGTCGAGGCCGCCCCGGCCGCTTCGTCGGCGAAGGAGGGCCCGTCCGCGTACGCCGTGGCCGCGCCCGACGACGGTCTCGTGACCACCAGCGCGACTTCGCGCGTGGCACCGGGCTTGAATCTCACCGAGTTCGACCGGTACGACCCGGCGGGCTGGATCCGCGGCGACACCCTCGCCGTCGACCTGACCAGCAAGACGCTCAAGCCGGCGTACCTCAGCCCTGGCACGGTTTCCGCGCGGACACCGCTTTCACAGCAGGTCGCCAGGTCCGGCGCGGTCGCCGGGGTGAACGGGGACTTCTTCGACATCAACGCCACCGGCGCGCCGATCGGCGTCGGCATCGACGCCGGGAAACTCCAGACGGCGCCCGCGCGCGGCCACAACCTGACCGCGTCGATCACCGAAGAAGGCAAGGCGCGTCTCGCGGAAGTGTTCCTCGAGGCGTCGGTCACCTTGCCCGGCGGCGAGGTCGTGCCCGCGTCGAACTTCAACAGTCCCGTGCTGACGGGTGCCGCGATCGGCGTCTACACGCCGCTGTGGGGCGCTTCTTCGCGGCGGACCTCGGTCGCCGGTGCCCAGCGCGTCGTCGAGGTCGAACTCTCCGACGGTGTCGTCACGCAGGTGCGGCCGGAGCCCGCGGACGGCCCGATCCCCGCGGGCGGGACGGTTCTGCTCGCCCGTGACGGCGGCGTGGACTCGTTGTCCGGCTTGAAGACCGGCGACAGGGTGGGCGTCGCGTACGCGCCGAAGAGCGACGCGGGCAAGCTGTCCGTGTCGATCGGCGGGAACATCGTCCTGCTGCGCGACGGCGCGATCCAGCCCGTCGACAACGTCGCCATGCACCCGCGGACCGCGGTCGGGTTCTCCGCCGACGGCACGAAGATGTGGCTCGCCACCGTCGACGGACGGCAGGCCGACAGCCGCGGCATGACGGAACTCGAACTCGCGCGCCACATGAAGTCGCTCGGCGCGGACGACGCCATCAACCTCGACGGCGGCGGCTCGTCGACCATGCTCGCCCGTGAAGAAGGCGAGAAGGCGCCGCTGGTTCGCAACTCGCCCTCCGACGGCGGGGAACGCTTGGTGCCCAACGGGATCGGCGTCACCACCGTTCCCGGTAGCGGCCGTCTGACCGGCTTCTCGCCCCGTCCCGCGCAGGACACCGCCGACGCGACTCGCGTGCTTTCCGGGCTGACGCGGAAACTCGCCGCCGGCGGCCACGACGAGACCGGCGCCGCCGTCGACGGCAAGGCACAGTGGCTCAGCACGAATCCCTTCCGCGGCACGCTGACGAACGGCGTCTTCACCGCGCACGCCGACCGGTTCCGCCCGGACGCGCCCGCGTATGTCGACGTCTACGCGAAGCGCGGCGGTGTCCTGGGCAAGACCACGCTGAACGTCCTCGGTTCGCCGGTCCGGCTGAGCACCAGCGTCGAGCAGGTCGCGTTGTCCGGTGAAGGCGCGAAGAGCGCGTTCAAGGTGCTCGGCTACGACGCCGACGGTTACGGAACGTGGATCGAACCCGACGACGTCAAACTCGATTACGACCCCGCGGTGGTGCGGATCGAGCCGTCCGGTGACGGGTTCGCGGTGACCGCGTTGAAGGCCTCGGGCGCTTCGGCGATCACCGCGACCGCGGGCGGGAAGGTGACGCATCTGGCGGCGTCCGTCGGCACGGAATCCCGCGTGGTCGCGTCGCTGGACGGTCCGGCGGGCTGGAGCGCCAGCGTTTTCCCGGCCGTCGTCGGAGCCGCGCTTTCCGAGGCGGCCGGCCGCGACGGCGGCCGCGGTCTCGCACTGGACTACCGGCTGAACGGGACCAACGCCACGCGCGCGGCCTACGTCAACTCGGCGGCGCCGATCGCGTTGCCGCCCGGCACCCAGCGCGTCGGCCTGTGGGTCAACGGTGACGCGAAGGGCGCCTGGCTGCGGGCGGAACTCCGTGACGCCGCCAACGTTCCGTCCGTTGTGGACTTGTCGTTGAGCGTCGACTGGACGGGCTGGCGCTACCTTCGCGCGGCGATCCCGGCCGGACTCCCCGACGGACAGCGGCTGACGAAGTTCTACGCCGTCGAGAACGTCCCCGATCAGCAGTACGAAGGAAAACTGGTCTTCGACGACCTCACCTTCGAGGTCGCGCCCGCGGCCGCCGTCCCCGCCGATCCGGCGCCGCGCGATCCCGCGGTGATCATCGACGGCGCCGCGACCGGCGGACTCCGGATCGCCGTGGTCAGCGACGCCCAGTTCACCGCCGACCAGCCGGACGGGCCGCTGGTCGCCCAGGCCCGGCGCGCGCTGCGCGAGGCGGTGGCGGCGAAACCGGATCTCGTGCTGATCAACGGCGACTTCGTCGACCGCGGGACAGCGGCCGATTTCGTGCTGGCGCGGTCGATCATCGATCAGGAACTGGTCGGCAAGGCGCCGTGGTACTACGTGCCCGGCAACCACGAGGCCGACGGCGGGCACGGGCTCGCCGAGTTCCAGGCGGCGTTCGGCGAGACCCACCGCGTCGTCGACGTCGCCGGGATCCGGCTGGTGCTGATGGATTCCTCGCGGGGTTCGCTGCGCGCGGGCGGATTCGACCAGATCCGGATGCTGCGCGAGACACTCGACGGTGCGAAGACCGACAGGCGGATCCGCGGTGTGGCCGTCGCGATGCACCATCCGGTCAAGGATCCGAGCCCCACCGGGAATTCGCAGCTGGCCGACCGCAAGGAGGCCGCCATGCTGACAGGCTGGCTGACAGCCTTCGAACGCGAGTCGGGAAAGCAAGCGGCCGTGATCGCCTCGCACGCGGGCGTGTTCAGCCTGTCGCGCGTGGACGGCGTGCCGTACCTGGTGAACGGCAACTCCGGGAAGTCGCCCGCGGCGGCACCCGGCGACGGCGGATTCGTCGGCTGGACGATGGTCCGGTTCGAGCCGGGGGACAAGGCGCAGCCGGTGCGGTTCGAGACGCGGCCGAACGTCGACGCGCTGACGCTGTCCGGCCCCTCGTCGCTGGCGCGCGGGCAGAAGGCGGACATCCGGGCCGTGGTGACGCAGGGAGCGCGTCAGGTGCCGGTTTCGTATCCGGTCAGCGCGGACTGGAAGGGCGGCTGGGGCACGCATGTCGCCGACGGGTTCCTGCCCGCGATGCCTTGGGACGTCGCGTCCTTCGACCCGGCGACCGGGGTGCTGACCGCGCTGCGGCCGGGGGTGGCGAACCTTTCGGTCACCGTCAACGGGGTCACGAAGAGCCTGTCGGTCACCGTGAAGTGAGGGTGTCACGGCCGCCACCCCACTGGACACGGTCGCCCTCCCCGCCGAGAGAACTCACGAGCCCCTGTGGCGAACGCTAGCGGGCTGAAAGCGTCCTTCACCGCGTCGGACGCACCGAAGGGGCCCTTCACCGCGTCACGTGCGGTGAAGGGCCCCTTCAGCCCACGAGCGTCAGGCGGCTTCGTGCGCCTCTTCCACCGTGCCCGGCAGCGCCGGACCCCGCGGCGGGATCGCATCGGCCTTCGCCGGGTCCACCTTCCGCACCGAACCGTCGGCCGCGGTCCGCGCGATCGCGAGCATCGACGCCAGCGCGTCCTGGATCTGCTGCTGCTCCCGCTCCGGGATGAGGCTCAGTTCGATCAGCACGCTGCCGTTGCCGAGCAGCCCGTACCCGTTGCGCGCGATGCCCTGGTAGTCACCGCCGGGGTACTGCGAGACGTAGCCGCCGTTGCCGTCGATCGACCGCTGCACCACGACCGCGATCTGCTTCGCGAAGTCCACATCGGACTGTTTCACGCCCGCGTTCGTCGGCCACAGCGTCGAAGCGGTGATCTCGCGGCCGTTCGCGTCGCGGTAGCGGCCCTGCATGTGGTAGTCGACCATGATGTCCGGCTTGAACGACGCGTTCCGCCGCTGGATCAGACCCGCTTCCGTGGCCGGGTTGTCCTTGGGCGCGACAGCCGGGTCGTGATAGCGGTTGATGTCGTACCCCTTGCCCTTCTCACCGTATTCGGGAGTGGCGTCAGGGTCGTAGTTGTAGCGCCAGTCGCGCTCGTGCCCGTCGGGATTGGCGCGCACGACGATGTCGACGGTCACCTTCGAGAGCAGCTTCTGCGCCCACGGACTGTGCCCGACGCCGACCTGGCGCAGGAACTCGAGCGCGGCGGGGGTGCCGAGCGGCTCGTCGCCGTGCTGCTGGGTGACGTACTGGATCCGCGTCTTGCCGTGGCCGACCCTGGCCGCCCACACCGGACGGCCCTCGTTGCTGCGGCCGATCTTGTCCACACGGATCTTCCCGTGGCTGAGCAGCGCGAGTTTGTGCAGCTCGAAGGCCAGTTTGGCGGTGGAGGGCCGCGGATCGACGGTCCGACCGTCCACAGAGGTCTCGGCGGTCTCGGCTGCCTGCGCGGCGGGCGCCACCAGGAGCCCGGCGCTGACAAAAACGGACAACAGGGCGATTCTGGGCTTGAGACTCATGGTCGGTGAGTATCGACGAGCCGGGACCGTCCAACAAGGGTGCGGATAAACCGGTCGAATTTTGTCGGTGGCAGGTCCTAGGGTGCGAACCGTGGGTGACTCAGAGCACGAACCGGCGATGGTGCAGGCGAAGGCGTTGGTCAAGCGTTTCGGCGACTTCGAGGCCGTACGCGGGATCGATGTCGAGGTCCGCCCCGGGGAGGCGTTCGGCTTCCTCGGGCCCAACGGCGCGGGCAAGTCCTCCACCATGCGGATGATCGCGAGCGTGTCCCCCCGCAGCGACGGCGACCTGCGGGTCCTCGGCATGGATCCGGACGTCGAGGGGCCGAAGATCCGCGCGCGGCTCGGCGTGGTGCCGCAGCAGGACAACCTCGACACCGAGCTCACCGTCCGGCAGAACCTCCAGATCTACGGCCGCTACTTCGGGCTCTCCCGCTCGCACGTGCGGAGCAAGGCCGAGGAGCTGATGGAGTTCGCCCAGCTCACCGACCGGGCGGACGCGGAGGTCGATTCGCTCTCCGGCGGGATGAAGCGGCGGCTGACCATCGCGCGGTCCCTGGTCAACGACCCGGAGCTGCTCCTGCTCGACGAGCCGACCACGGGGCTGGATCCGCAGGCCCGTCACCTGCTGTGGGACAGGCTGTTCCGGCTCAAGGCGGGTGGGACAACGCTGATCATCACCACGCACTACATGGACGAGGCCGAGCAACTCTGCGACAGGCTGGTCGTGATGGACAACGGCCGCATCGCCGCCGAAGGCTCGCCCGCCGACCTGATCAGCCGGTACTCCACCCGCGAGGTCGTGGAGCTGCGATTCCCGAACGGCGAGCAGGAAGCGGCCGCGAAGCAGATCGAGGGCCTCGCCGAACGCGTCGAGGTGCTGCCGGACCGAGTCCTGCTTTACACGATGACCGGCGAGGCCACCCTCGAACAGGCGCACGCGCGCGGGCTGCGGCCGCTGTCGAGCCTGGTCCGCCGGAGTTCGCTGGAGGACGTCTTCCTCCGCCTCACCGGCCGGACGCTGGTGGACTGATGACCACGGCGGAGACGAAGGCCTCGACGGGCCGCGTGGTGTCGACCTGGCTCGGCGCCTGGCTGCGGGTCGAGGGGTACTGGATGTGGTACCGCCGGTATTGGCTGTCGACGTTGTATTCGACAGGCCTGCAGCCGGTGCTGTTCCTGGCCGCGATGGGGCTCGGATTCGGGTCGCAGGTGCAGGCGGGTGCCGCGACAGGCGGGTTCTCGTACCTCGAGTACGTCGCGCCCGCGCTGCTCGTCGCCGGCGGCGCGCAGCTGGCGGTGGGGGAGTCCAGCTATCCGGTGCTGTCCGGGTTCAAATGGCAGCAGAGCTACGTGGCCGTCACCGCGTCCCCGATCACCCCGGGACAGGTGCTCGGCAGCCAGATCATCTGGGTCGGGATCCGGCTCACCCTGGCGGGGTCGATCTACGCCGTGATCGCCGCGCTGTTCGGTTCGTGGACGAGTTTCGGCGTGCTCGCGGTCATCCTGATCGGGACGCTCACCGGCATCGCCTGCGGCACCCCGGTGATGGCGCTCGCCGCGACCACCTACGACGAGGGCGCCCGGTTCGGCCTGGTGTTCCGGTTCATCCTGATCCCGATGACGTTGTTCTCCGGGACGTTCTTCCCGATCGCCGAACTGCCCGTGCCGCTGCGGTGGATCGCCTGGCTTTCCCCGCTGTGGCACGGAAACGAGGCCGCCAGGGCGGTCAGTCTCGGCACCGTCGGACCGCTCGCCACGCTGGGACACCTCGCCTTCCTCGTCGTGCTGGCCGGGGTGGGCTGGGCGTTGGCGCACAAGTACTTCTACCGACGGCTGGTGGTCTGAAATGGCTGTGCTCACCACGGATCCGCCGCGCGGGGTGCTGCTGCGCGTCCTGCCGCCGTCGATGTACAGCGGCCGTTCGAAGGCGGTGATGGAACGCACCTTCCTGACGTACTCGCACGTCTGGATGCTGTTCGTGTCCGGCGCCTTCGAGCCGCTGTTCTACCTGATGGCCTTCCAGCTGGGCTTCGGGAAACTCGTCGGCGAGGTCGTCGGTCCCGGCGGCCAGACGATGACGTACGTCGCCTTCGTCGCGCCCGGTCTGCTCGCGGCGTCGGCGATGAACGGCGCGATCCTGGACTCGACGTACAACCTGTTCTTCAAGCTGAAGTACGCGAAGCTGTACGACGCCATGCTCGCCACCCCGATCGGGCCGCTGGACATCGCGCTCGGCGAGGTCGGCTGGTCGGTACTGCGCGGCGGGATCTACTCGGTGACCTTCCTCGGCGTGATGACAGCGATGGGGCTGCCAGGGTCCTGGTGGGCCGTGCTGATGATCCCGGCGGCTCTGCTGATCGCGATGGCGTTCTCGGCCGTCGGCATCGTGCTGGTGACCTTCCTGCGGTCGGTGTCGCAATTCGACTACATCAATCTCGTGCTGATGCCGCTGTTCCTGTTCTCCACGACCTTCTACCCGCTTTCGGTCTACCCCGAGGCGATCCAGTGGATCGTGCGGATCTTCCCGCTGTACCACGGGATCGAGCTGATGCGCGGCCTCTCGGTCGGCGTGCTGTCGTGGAGCATGGCCGGGAACGTCGCGTACCTGCTGGCGCTGGCGGCGATTGGCATCTACGGGGCGTCGCGGCGGTTCGGGAAACTCCTGCTGCGCTGACCCGAGGCTCACCAGGCCGCGTTCGAGCCCGCCCGCCGGGGCGCGACAGCGGCCAGCGCGTCGACCATCCCGTGCCCGTAGAAGCCGTTGAACCCCGCGTACCCGGTGCAGTACGCGTCCTGCGAGCCGTCGCCGGTCAGGTCGTAGTCGGCGGGACACGCGATCGGTGCCGCCTGCGCGTCCAGCGTCCGTTTCAGCTGGCGGGCGCCGTAACCGGGGTGTTCCGAAGCGAGCAGCGCCGCGACACCGGCGACGTGCGGCGCCGCCATCGACGTCCCGCACAGCGGCGCGTAGCCGCCGGGGACGGTCGAGAGCACGCATCGCCCGGCCTCGCCGCCGGGCGCTGTCACGGCGATCACGCCCAGTCCGTACGAGCTGTAACCGGCCTTGACCCGCTCCGCGCTCACGGACGACACCGCGACGACGTCACGCAGGCCGGCGGGCAGCGCCTGGCAGCCTTCGGCCTGGATCCGGACCCCCGAGCGCGCCGACGGCACCAGTTCGACGGCCTCGTTGGTCGCCGCCGCGACGTTGAGCGTGCCCGCCGAGGTCGCGTACTCGACGGCACGGGCCATGACCTCGTTCACCACGCCGCGTTTGTCGTCGTGGGCGCACGAGAGCGACCACGGATCGACGAAGTAACTGCTGTTCGTCACGTTCATGCCCTGTGAAACGGCCCACATCAGCCCGCAGACGGCGGCCTCGGGGTCGGCGTAGCCGCGGTCGTCGATCACCTTCACCGAGGCGATCCGCACGCCGGGGGCCACGCCGGTGACGCCCTTG contains these protein-coding regions:
- a CDS encoding M14 family zinc carboxypeptidase, with the protein product MSLKPRIALLSVFVSAGLLVAPAAQAAETAETSVDGRTVDPRPSTAKLAFELHKLALLSHGKIRVDKIGRSNEGRPVWAARVGHGKTRIQYVTQQHGDEPLGTPAALEFLRQVGVGHSPWAQKLLSKVTVDIVVRANPDGHERDWRYNYDPDATPEYGEKGKGYDINRYHDPAVAPKDNPATEAGLIQRRNASFKPDIMVDYHMQGRYRDANGREITASTLWPTNAGVKQSDVDFAKQIAVVVQRSIDGNGGYVSQYPGGDYQGIARNGYGLLGNGSVLIELSLIPEREQQQIQDALASMLAIARTAADGSVRKVDPAKADAIPPRGPALPGTVEEAHEAA
- a CDS encoding ABC transporter permease; this encodes MAVLTTDPPRGVLLRVLPPSMYSGRSKAVMERTFLTYSHVWMLFVSGAFEPLFYLMAFQLGFGKLVGEVVGPGGQTMTYVAFVAPGLLAASAMNGAILDSTYNLFFKLKYAKLYDAMLATPIGPLDIALGEVGWSVLRGGIYSVTFLGVMTAMGLPGSWWAVLMIPAALLIAMAFSAVGIVLVTFLRSVSQFDYINLVLMPLFLFSTTFYPLSVYPEAIQWIVRIFPLYHGIELMRGLSVGVLSWSMAGNVAYLLALAAIGIYGASRRFGKLLLR
- a CDS encoding ABC transporter permease; this translates as MTTAETKASTGRVVSTWLGAWLRVEGYWMWYRRYWLSTLYSTGLQPVLFLAAMGLGFGSQVQAGAATGGFSYLEYVAPALLVAGGAQLAVGESSYPVLSGFKWQQSYVAVTASPITPGQVLGSQIIWVGIRLTLAGSIYAVIAALFGSWTSFGVLAVILIGTLTGIACGTPVMALAATTYDEGARFGLVFRFILIPMTLFSGTFFPIAELPVPLRWIAWLSPLWHGNEAARAVSLGTVGPLATLGHLAFLVVLAGVGWALAHKYFYRRLVV
- a CDS encoding ABC transporter ATP-binding protein — translated: MVQAKALVKRFGDFEAVRGIDVEVRPGEAFGFLGPNGAGKSSTMRMIASVSPRSDGDLRVLGMDPDVEGPKIRARLGVVPQQDNLDTELTVRQNLQIYGRYFGLSRSHVRSKAEELMEFAQLTDRADAEVDSLSGGMKRRLTIARSLVNDPELLLLDEPTTGLDPQARHLLWDRLFRLKAGGTTLIITTHYMDEAEQLCDRLVVMDNGRIAAEGSPADLISRYSTREVVELRFPNGEQEAAAKQIEGLAERVEVLPDRVLLYTMTGEATLEQAHARGLRPLSSLVRRSSLEDVFLRLTGRTLVD
- a CDS encoding maleylpyruvate isomerase family mycothiol-dependent enzyme, which produces MTPDEYLARLRELTTGFAQVVRTGDHAAPVPCCGDWSLRDLVVHLGNVHRWATEIARTGEPAPQDFAVEPGADLAAWYAECADGLVEALRGASPEDSAWNFTSAAKIKAFWFRRQVHETAVHLLDAHRAAGTEYTLDPSVAADGADEVLIGMLPKVKRWHTPPVVTVPLLLKTSDTGHAWLITPPGEDDVPGSRQVDPAEAADAVVEGPAEGLDLLLWQRVGLDESGLEITGDVTAAKTFLAGPFTP
- a CDS encoding phosphodiester glycosidase family protein, which gives rise to MLLAALLPGLFVAAPAHADPLTAPLGPAPVEAAPAASSAKEGPSAYAVAAPDDGLVTTSATSRVAPGLNLTEFDRYDPAGWIRGDTLAVDLTSKTLKPAYLSPGTVSARTPLSQQVARSGAVAGVNGDFFDINATGAPIGVGIDAGKLQTAPARGHNLTASITEEGKARLAEVFLEASVTLPGGEVVPASNFNSPVLTGAAIGVYTPLWGASSRRTSVAGAQRVVEVELSDGVVTQVRPEPADGPIPAGGTVLLARDGGVDSLSGLKTGDRVGVAYAPKSDAGKLSVSIGGNIVLLRDGAIQPVDNVAMHPRTAVGFSADGTKMWLATVDGRQADSRGMTELELARHMKSLGADDAINLDGGGSSTMLAREEGEKAPLVRNSPSDGGERLVPNGIGVTTVPGSGRLTGFSPRPAQDTADATRVLSGLTRKLAAGGHDETGAAVDGKAQWLSTNPFRGTLTNGVFTAHADRFRPDAPAYVDVYAKRGGVLGKTTLNVLGSPVRLSTSVEQVALSGEGAKSAFKVLGYDADGYGTWIEPDDVKLDYDPAVVRIEPSGDGFAVTALKASGASAITATAGGKVTHLAASVGTESRVVASLDGPAGWSASVFPAVVGAALSEAAGRDGGRGLALDYRLNGTNATRAAYVNSAAPIALPPGTQRVGLWVNGDAKGAWLRAELRDAANVPSVVDLSLSVDWTGWRYLRAAIPAGLPDGQRLTKFYAVENVPDQQYEGKLVFDDLTFEVAPAAAVPADPAPRDPAVIIDGAATGGLRIAVVSDAQFTADQPDGPLVAQARRALREAVAAKPDLVLINGDFVDRGTAADFVLARSIIDQELVGKAPWYYVPGNHEADGGHGLAEFQAAFGETHRVVDVAGIRLVLMDSSRGSLRAGGFDQIRMLRETLDGAKTDRRIRGVAVAMHHPVKDPSPTGNSQLADRKEAAMLTGWLTAFERESGKQAAVIASHAGVFSLSRVDGVPYLVNGNSGKSPAAAPGDGGFVGWTMVRFEPGDKAQPVRFETRPNVDALTLSGPSSLARGQKADIRAVVTQGARQVPVSYPVSADWKGGWGTHVADGFLPAMPWDVASFDPATGVLTALRPGVANLSVTVNGVTKSLSVTVK
- a CDS encoding S8 family serine peptidase, whose translation is MSLLGRSLRAAVCAFMVLCGSVAAVATADAEPSCHPEGRSLRYVVAFDRGTSEAEARAAITGGCGRTTIYYPQIAVAVATSADREFAELVRPAAAFSAQAERLAVQRANGTPSAKSAPARAELEPTDPAKVDTADRTGEQWDMRAIGADKARVIERGSRDVVVGVLDSGVDPAHPELATALDPGRSAGCLTGVPDRNWAATTSVHGTHVAGIIAAADDGKGVTGVAPGVRIASVKVIDDRGYADPEAAVCGLMWAVSQGMNVTNSSYFVDPWSLSCAHDDKRGVVNEVMARAVEYATSAGTLNVAAATNEAVELVPSARSGVRIQAEGCQALPAGLRDVVAVSSVSAERVKAGYSSYGLGVIAVTAPGGEAGRCVLSTVPGGYAPLCGTSMAAPHVAGVAALLASEHPGYGARQLKRTLDAQAAPIACPADYDLTGDGSQDAYCTGYAGFNGFYGHGMVDALAAVAPRRAGSNAAW